The Pseudomonas extremaustralis genome contains a region encoding:
- a CDS encoding efflux RND transporter permease subunit — MIAALIRWSVANRFLVLLATLFVTAWGIWAVQSTPIDALPDLSDVQVIIRTPYPGQAPQIVENQVTYPLATTMLSVPGAKTVRGYSFFGDSFVYVLFEDGTDLYWARSRVLEYLSQIQSRLPASAKPALGPDATGVGWIFQYALVDRSGGHDLAQLRALQDWFLKFELKTLPNVAEVATVGGMVKQYQVQLDPLKLANLGITQSEVTEAIGKANQETGGAVLEMAETEFIVRASGYLKTLNDFRAIPLKLGTGGVPVTLGDVATIQLGPEMRRGITELDGEGETVGGVVILRSGKNARETIAAVKTKLDELKSSLPAGVEIVTTYDRSKLIDRAVENLSHKLIEEFIVVALVCGIFLWHLRSSLVAIISLPVGVLIAFIVMRYQGINANIMSLGGIAIAIGAMVDAAVVMIENAHKKVEAWHMAHPGEELKGEHHWHVMTEAAAEVGPALFFCLLIITLSFIPVFTLEAQEGRLFGPLAFTKTYAMAAAAGLSVTLVPVLMGYWIRGRIPNEQQNPLNRWLIRIYEPALDAVLRRPKVTLLVALLVFVSALWPISRLGGEFLPPLDEGDLLYMPSALPGLSAQKAAQLLQQTDRLIKTVPEVEHVFGKAGRAETATDPAPLEMFETTIQFKPHEQWRPGMTQEKLVEELDRVVRVPGLTNIWIPPIRNRIDMLATGIKSPIGVKVAGTNLTEIDAVTQAVERVAKDVPGVSSALAERLTGGRYIDVDIDRNAAARYGLNIADVQSIVAGAIGGENVGETIEGLARFPINVRYPREWRDSLGALEQLPIYTPLGSQITLGTVAKIKVSDGPPMLKSENARPSGWVYIDVRGRDIASVVADLRRIVSEQVKLQPGMSLSYSGQFEFLERANARLKLVVPATLLIIFVLLYLTFSRFDEALLIMATLPFALTGGAWFLYLLGFNLSVATGVGFIALAGVSAEFGVIMLLYLKNAWTERQDLVDNTERGLMAAIREGAVQRVRPKAMTVAVVIAGLLPILLGSGTGSEVMSRIAAPMIGGMVTAPLLSLFVIPAAYHLMRRRHLSVEPGKH, encoded by the coding sequence ATGATTGCGGCCCTTATTCGCTGGTCGGTGGCCAACCGCTTTCTTGTGTTGCTGGCGACGCTGTTCGTCACGGCATGGGGTATCTGGGCGGTTCAAAGTACGCCCATCGATGCATTGCCAGACCTGTCGGATGTTCAGGTAATTATCCGTACACCTTATCCAGGCCAAGCCCCACAGATCGTCGAGAACCAGGTGACCTATCCATTGGCAACCACCATGCTCTCAGTGCCTGGGGCCAAGACTGTGCGCGGTTATTCCTTCTTTGGCGACAGCTTCGTTTACGTGCTGTTCGAAGACGGAACTGACTTGTACTGGGCCCGCTCGCGGGTGTTGGAATACCTGAGCCAGATACAGAGTCGCCTTCCGGCCAGTGCCAAGCCCGCCTTAGGACCTGATGCCACAGGGGTTGGCTGGATTTTTCAGTACGCGCTGGTTGATCGCAGTGGTGGGCACGATCTGGCGCAACTGCGAGCCCTACAGGATTGGTTTCTCAAGTTCGAGCTCAAGACACTGCCGAACGTTGCGGAAGTGGCCACCGTGGGTGGCATGGTCAAACAGTACCAGGTCCAACTCGATCCGCTTAAGTTGGCGAACTTGGGTATCACGCAGTCTGAGGTGACCGAGGCGATCGGCAAGGCCAATCAGGAAACCGGTGGGGCCGTGCTGGAAATGGCGGAGACAGAGTTCATCGTACGAGCTTCCGGCTACCTGAAGACGCTCAATGACTTTCGCGCTATCCCACTCAAACTGGGCACCGGCGGTGTGCCGGTCACCCTGGGCGATGTTGCCACGATTCAGTTGGGGCCTGAGATGCGTCGAGGCATCACCGAACTGGATGGCGAAGGTGAGACTGTCGGCGGCGTGGTGATTCTGCGCAGCGGTAAGAATGCTCGTGAAACCATTGCGGCGGTCAAAACCAAACTCGACGAGCTGAAAAGCAGTTTGCCGGCCGGGGTAGAAATCGTCACCACCTACGACCGCAGCAAGTTGATTGATCGTGCCGTGGAAAACCTCAGCCACAAGCTGATCGAAGAGTTCATCGTCGTCGCGTTGGTCTGCGGGATCTTTCTCTGGCACCTGCGCTCATCCCTGGTAGCAATTATCTCCCTTCCAGTGGGGGTGTTGATTGCTTTCATCGTCATGCGCTACCAAGGCATCAATGCCAACATCATGTCCTTGGGCGGGATCGCCATCGCTATCGGCGCCATGGTCGACGCCGCAGTGGTGATGATCGAGAATGCCCACAAGAAGGTAGAGGCCTGGCACATGGCCCACCCAGGGGAGGAACTCAAGGGTGAGCATCACTGGCACGTGATGACCGAAGCGGCTGCCGAGGTAGGACCTGCATTGTTCTTCTGTCTGCTGATCATCACCCTGTCGTTCATTCCGGTGTTCACGCTGGAGGCTCAGGAAGGACGTCTATTCGGTCCATTGGCGTTCACCAAAACCTACGCTATGGCCGCAGCGGCTGGACTGTCGGTAACTCTCGTACCGGTGCTGATGGGGTATTGGATTCGTGGACGAATTCCCAATGAGCAACAGAATCCGCTAAATCGCTGGCTGATCCGGATCTACGAGCCCGCTCTGGACGCCGTATTACGTCGACCCAAAGTAACACTGCTGGTTGCGTTGCTGGTCTTTGTCAGCGCGTTGTGGCCGATCTCTCGTCTGGGTGGTGAGTTTCTTCCCCCGCTGGACGAAGGGGACCTGCTCTATATGCCATCAGCTCTGCCGGGATTATCGGCTCAGAAGGCCGCGCAACTGCTTCAACAGACTGACCGTCTGATAAAGACAGTTCCAGAGGTCGAACACGTATTCGGAAAAGCCGGCCGCGCTGAAACCGCGACTGACCCCGCACCTTTGGAAATGTTCGAAACCACCATCCAATTCAAGCCGCACGAGCAATGGCGGCCAGGCATGACCCAGGAAAAACTCGTGGAGGAGCTGGACCGAGTGGTGCGTGTCCCAGGCTTGACCAACATCTGGATACCGCCGATTCGTAACCGCATTGACATGCTGGCTACCGGTATCAAAAGCCCGATTGGTGTGAAAGTTGCCGGTACCAACCTGACGGAGATCGATGCCGTAACCCAAGCCGTCGAACGTGTAGCCAAGGACGTGCCAGGTGTCAGTTCAGCGTTGGCCGAACGACTGACCGGTGGCCGCTATATTGACGTGGATATAGATCGTAACGCTGCGGCCCGCTATGGGTTAAATATTGCCGATGTGCAGTCGATCGTGGCCGGCGCAATAGGCGGTGAAAACGTCGGGGAGACGATTGAAGGGCTGGCTCGTTTCCCGATCAACGTCCGTTACCCTCGCGAGTGGCGTGACTCACTCGGTGCCCTGGAGCAGTTGCCGATCTACACACCTTTGGGTAGTCAGATCACCCTTGGCACTGTGGCGAAGATCAAGGTCAGCGATGGTCCGCCTATGCTCAAGAGTGAGAACGCACGACCTTCAGGCTGGGTGTATATCGACGTGCGTGGCCGGGACATTGCCTCAGTAGTCGCCGATCTTCGACGGATCGTCAGCGAGCAGGTTAAGTTGCAGCCCGGTATGAGCCTGAGCTACTCAGGACAGTTCGAATTTCTCGAAAGGGCCAACGCACGACTCAAACTGGTGGTGCCTGCCACGCTGTTGATCATATTCGTGCTGCTCTACCTAACGTTTTCTCGATTTGATGAGGCCTTGCTGATCATGGCCACTCTGCCATTCGCACTGACTGGTGGGGCATGGTTTCTCTATCTGTTGGGATTCAACCTGTCGGTTGCCACCGGGGTCGGCTTTATCGCCTTGGCCGGTGTTTCTGCCGAATTTGGCGTGATCATGCTGCTCTACCTGAAAAATGCATGGACCGAGCGTCAAGACCTCGTTGACAACACAGAACGCGGGTTGATGGCCGCGATTCGTGAAGGCGCTGTCCAGCGCGTTCGACCTAAGGCTATGACCGTGGCAGTGGTTATCGCTGGTTTGTTACCTATACTTTTGGGAAGCGGTACCGGTAGCGAGGTTATGAGCCGCATTGCCGCCCCGATGATTGGCGGTATGGTTACGGCACCCTTGCTATCGCTGTTTGTGATCCCGGCGGCCTATCACCTCATGCGTCGTCGACACTTGTCCGTTGAGCCTGGCAAGCACTGA
- a CDS encoding efflux RND transporter periplasmic adaptor subunit encodes MIFKVWKGTLVVGISIALGVAGGYWLAQPRMSGVAGVVQDQEPKASADRKVLYWYDPMYPQQKFDKPGKSPFMDMQMIPQYADTKGDSAAIRIDPSLTQNLGMRLASVSRGLFASTLNVVGVLAFNERDVAVIQARTAGFVERVYAHAPGDVLKANAALADMLVPDWAAAQEEFLALKRSGDAGLLTAARQRLRLTGMPTSLIAQVERSGKVQPNLTLTTPIGGVLQELSVREGMTVAAGETLARVNGLSSVWLAVAVPESEAGSIVIGQAAEARLSAFPGVVLKGVVSAILPETSSDSRTLRVRVELPNPDGRLRPGLTAQVSLNRSTEQSVLWVPSEAVIRTGRRALVMLSEDAGRYRPVEVQLGQDNDGKTAILKGLEEGQKVVTSGQFLLDSEASLKGVVASSLDVSPSTVTVGALHEADGQIVEINDKEVTLAHGPFKTLGMPGMTMTFPLATPALMKGLKTGDKVRIAVSQTDDGLRVERLERSGSQP; translated from the coding sequence ATGATTTTTAAAGTATGGAAAGGGACTTTAGTCGTCGGCATCTCGATTGCCTTGGGTGTTGCCGGTGGTTACTGGTTAGCTCAACCGCGAATGAGCGGAGTAGCTGGTGTTGTGCAGGATCAGGAACCCAAAGCCTCTGCTGATCGAAAAGTTCTGTATTGGTATGACCCAATGTACCCACAACAGAAATTCGATAAACCGGGTAAGTCACCCTTCATGGACATGCAGATGATCCCTCAATACGCAGATACCAAGGGGGACAGCGCTGCCATTCGAATTGATCCAAGCCTGACTCAGAACCTTGGTATGCGATTGGCAAGTGTCAGTCGAGGCTTATTTGCCTCGACACTGAACGTGGTAGGTGTGCTGGCCTTCAACGAACGGGACGTTGCAGTCATTCAGGCCCGTACGGCGGGTTTTGTCGAGCGCGTGTATGCCCATGCACCTGGTGATGTGCTGAAAGCGAATGCCGCCTTGGCAGATATGTTGGTTCCGGATTGGGCAGCTGCTCAGGAGGAATTTCTCGCCCTCAAGCGTAGTGGCGATGCTGGCTTGCTTACAGCGGCCCGGCAGCGATTGCGGCTAACCGGAATGCCAACTTCGTTAATTGCTCAAGTTGAGCGCAGTGGCAAGGTTCAGCCGAACCTGACTCTGACCACCCCTATTGGTGGTGTGCTTCAAGAACTGAGTGTGCGTGAAGGTATGACGGTGGCCGCAGGCGAGACGCTGGCTCGTGTTAATGGTTTGAGCAGTGTCTGGCTGGCCGTGGCTGTACCAGAGTCGGAAGCTGGGTCAATCGTCATAGGGCAAGCAGCCGAAGCGCGTTTGTCCGCGTTCCCTGGAGTTGTGCTCAAGGGCGTCGTAAGTGCGATTCTTCCGGAAACCAGTTCGGACAGTCGCACACTTCGCGTTCGAGTCGAGTTACCCAATCCGGATGGTCGACTTAGACCAGGTTTGACCGCACAGGTAAGCCTCAACCGTTCGACGGAGCAAAGTGTTTTGTGGGTGCCGAGCGAGGCCGTCATTCGTACCGGTCGACGTGCGTTGGTGATGCTCTCTGAAGACGCTGGTCGATATCGCCCGGTGGAGGTGCAGTTAGGACAGGATAACGATGGCAAGACGGCTATATTGAAAGGCTTGGAAGAGGGGCAGAAAGTGGTGACCTCTGGCCAGTTCCTGCTCGACTCGGAGGCCAGTCTCAAGGGCGTTGTCGCAAGCTCATTGGACGTTTCGCCATCTACTGTAACCGTCGGAGCTTTGCATGAGGCCGATGGTCAGATCGTTGAGATCAACGACAAAGAAGTCACGCTCGCCCACGGTCCCTTCAAGACATTGGGTATGCCAGGCATGACGATGACTTTCCCTCTCGCCACTCCAGCTCTGATGAAGGGCCTAAAAACGGGCGACAAGGTTCGGATTGCTGTCAGCCAGACGGATGATGGTCTGCGCGTTGAGCGTCTGGAACGCTCTGGGAGCCAGCCATGA
- a CDS encoding TolC family protein: protein MNFKCYCTGWSLVAGLAASVLALPCLAGVLTLDEALRLAENNAPSLTAQDAKIQAATSAAIPAGELPDPKLLLGVQNYPIGGPDRWSIDQDFMTMQVVGIRQEMPNSDKRKARIEVADAAVDRASAERRVARLNVRQSTALAWISSYSVERKDVMFQDFYKENRLLSDTVRSQIAGGRAQPADAVTPKQEAAQLAELQDDLVRQRAQARAALKRWIGPAANDKPVGSLPDWPIETSGYSHKLQHHPELAAFVPMTREAQAKIREAKAEKQSDWSWEFDYQHRGQQFGDMVSVQFSWDLPLFPDSRQNPKIAAKHAELNQLEAEREALSREHTQQLEDELADYERLNRSVNRNQESLLPLAKEKVELTMASYRSGKGDLKSVVAARRELIEARLKQIDVEEQRALTSARLYFSYGESAQ from the coding sequence ATGAACTTCAAGTGCTATTGCACAGGTTGGTCCCTTGTGGCCGGCCTGGCGGCAAGCGTACTGGCATTGCCGTGCCTCGCTGGCGTATTGACACTCGATGAAGCTTTGCGGCTGGCCGAAAACAATGCACCGTCGTTGACCGCACAAGACGCCAAAATTCAAGCAGCCACCAGCGCGGCCATTCCCGCTGGCGAACTACCAGATCCCAAGCTACTGCTGGGCGTCCAGAACTACCCCATTGGTGGTCCGGACAGATGGAGCATCGACCAGGACTTCATGACCATGCAAGTGGTCGGGATCAGGCAGGAGATGCCTAACAGCGACAAGCGCAAAGCACGTATCGAGGTCGCGGATGCGGCTGTTGATAGAGCGTCCGCCGAGCGTCGAGTGGCGCGTCTGAACGTCCGACAGTCCACGGCACTGGCCTGGATCAGTAGCTACTCGGTTGAGCGTAAAGATGTGATGTTCCAGGACTTCTATAAAGAAAACCGTCTTCTAAGCGATACCGTCCGGTCACAGATTGCGGGTGGCCGCGCTCAACCCGCCGATGCGGTCACACCTAAACAGGAAGCTGCTCAACTGGCCGAGCTGCAGGATGATTTAGTTCGCCAACGTGCGCAGGCCCGGGCTGCCCTCAAGCGCTGGATTGGCCCTGCCGCCAATGACAAACCGGTGGGCAGCTTGCCTGATTGGCCCATCGAAACCTCTGGTTACTCCCATAAGCTGCAACATCACCCCGAACTAGCTGCTTTTGTGCCGATGACCCGAGAAGCACAAGCCAAGATTCGTGAAGCTAAGGCGGAAAAGCAATCTGACTGGAGCTGGGAATTCGACTATCAGCATCGCGGCCAACAGTTCGGTGATATGGTCAGCGTGCAGTTTTCATGGGATCTCCCGCTGTTTCCTGACTCTCGGCAAAACCCCAAGATTGCGGCCAAGCACGCCGAACTAAACCAGCTTGAGGCTGAGCGCGAAGCCCTGTCACGCGAGCATACCCAGCAACTAGAGGATGAACTGGCCGACTACGAGCGCCTCAATCGTTCAGTCAACCGTAATCAGGAAAGCTTGTTGCCGCTGGCTAAAGAAAAGGTCGAACTCACCATGGCCAGCTACCGCTCCGGCAAGGGTGATTTGAAATCGGTTGTGGCCGCCCGACGCGAACTCATCGAAGCCCGTCTCAAGCAGATTGACGTTGAAGAGCAACGTGCTCTTACCAGCGCTCGCCTGTATTTCTCCTACGGGGAGTCCGCTCAATGA
- the copD gene encoding copper homeostasis membrane protein CopD, translating to MSDSINIAVRFALYFDLMLLFGLAIFGLYSLRGKERVSGAVLNFESLLYGTSVVGVALSLAAMLLLAKAMSGVSGFMELHHHIFQMVLMGTDVGLTWMVRIGALVTAIIGVSLNKRFPTLSLWIVTVCGAIALATLAWTGHGAMDEGSRRYWHFISDIFHLLAAGGWLGALAAFALLLRLKSLKGEREARILARVLTGFESAGAVIVVIISITGVANYLFIVGPNLDEVMLSTYGELLFLKVLLFAGMIVLATLNRFHLSPLLERSVRNGDYAVAVNALRRSMKLEFSMAVIIICLIAWLGTLSPVMEMSAA from the coding sequence ATGAGCGACTCAATAAATATCGCTGTTCGCTTTGCCCTTTATTTCGATCTTATGCTCTTATTTGGACTGGCAATTTTCGGTCTTTATAGCCTGAGGGGTAAAGAAAGAGTATCGGGAGCGGTTTTGAATTTTGAGTCGCTTCTTTACGGTACATCTGTTGTAGGTGTAGCTCTGTCCCTTGCAGCCATGCTGTTGCTTGCGAAAGCAATGAGTGGCGTATCGGGCTTTATGGAGCTACATCACCATATTTTTCAAATGGTTCTCATGGGGACTGACGTCGGTTTGACCTGGATGGTCCGAATAGGGGCGTTGGTGACGGCAATTATTGGCGTTTCCCTGAACAAGCGCTTTCCAACACTGAGTCTTTGGATTGTCACTGTCTGTGGCGCGATTGCGCTAGCGACGCTGGCATGGACGGGGCACGGAGCAATGGACGAGGGAAGCCGTCGCTACTGGCACTTTATTAGCGACATCTTCCATCTTTTGGCCGCAGGCGGTTGGTTGGGTGCGCTAGCGGCATTTGCCCTGCTGCTGCGTTTGAAATCACTGAAAGGTGAGCGAGAAGCACGAATTCTTGCTCGGGTACTGACAGGGTTTGAATCGGCCGGCGCGGTGATTGTAGTGATCATCAGCATTACGGGAGTGGCGAACTACCTATTTATCGTTGGGCCAAATCTCGATGAGGTGATGCTCAGCACTTATGGCGAGTTGCTATTTTTGAAGGTCCTGCTCTTTGCCGGGATGATCGTATTAGCGACGCTCAACCGTTTTCACCTAAGCCCGCTCTTGGAACGTTCTGTTCGAAATGGAGACTATGCTGTCGCGGTCAATGCCTTGCGCCGTAGCATGAAGCTCGAATTTTCAATGGCAGTCATCATTATTTGTCTCATAGCATGGTTAGGTACTTTAAGCCCAGTAATGGAAATGAGCGCCGCATAG
- the copC gene encoding copper homeostasis periplasmic binding protein CopC codes for MSFLKTTTVAVALTAGLLLSAVAQAHPKLVSSTPAEGSDAAAPSKIELHFSENLTTQFSGAKLIMTDMPGMPNSPMGVKAGVAGGSDPKTMVITPASPLTTGTYKVEWRAVSSDTHPITGNFSFKVK; via the coding sequence ATGTCATTCCTTAAAACTACCACCGTAGCTGTTGCGCTGACTGCGGGTTTGCTTCTGAGTGCAGTTGCTCAGGCGCATCCAAAGCTGGTTTCTTCTACTCCCGCTGAAGGGTCGGATGCGGCGGCTCCTTCTAAAATTGAACTGCACTTTTCTGAGAATCTAACGACTCAGTTCTCTGGTGCCAAACTGATCATGACCGATATGCCTGGCATGCCGAACTCTCCTATGGGCGTAAAAGCCGGCGTTGCAGGTGGCAGTGATCCGAAGACGATGGTTATCACGCCCGCATCGCCATTGACCACGGGTACTTATAAAGTCGAATGGCGTGCCGTCTCCTCGGACACTCACCCGATTACCGGTAACTTTTCCTTCAAAGTGAAATGA
- the copS gene encoding copper resistance membrane spanning protein CopS: protein MKRMSLTTRMSLMFMLAVTAVLTVAGLSFNNLSRHHFKMLDQQALNEKLHSTQRILTGLNSIDQFSDVKPELEALLGAHRDLTALIIDGDGKLLFADPGPIVVPEDYRTITNSNVWEWRDEEQVFRGVTAQAIVTGQDKPLTVMLIFDVTQHMAFFETLERWFWIGLVISALVSAALGWMVASSGLRPIRLVTQVAASMSAKSLKERIPLGPVPKELQQMVLSFNAMLSRLDDAFVRLSNFSADIAHELRTPVSNLMTHTEVVLSRKRNIEDYEDNLYSNLDDLKRMGRMIDDMLFLAKSDNGLITHENKPIDLVAVVEKLLEYYRLLADERGIDLKVTGRGSVRGDVLMLDRAISNLLSNALRYTPEGECISVDIRQKGTSISVSVENPGKPIAPEHLEKLFDRFYRVDPARREGSPSNAGLGLSITRSIIEAHDGKIWCTSSSGKTAFHIELPCADEKKA from the coding sequence ATGAAGCGAATGTCACTGACTACCCGCATGAGCCTGATGTTCATGCTTGCTGTAACAGCTGTGCTCACCGTCGCCGGACTCAGTTTTAACAACCTTAGCCGGCATCACTTCAAGATGCTGGATCAGCAGGCGCTGAACGAAAAGCTTCACTCGACGCAAAGAATTTTGACTGGGTTGAATAGCATTGATCAGTTCAGTGATGTTAAGCCCGAGCTGGAGGCGCTGCTTGGTGCTCATCGTGATTTGACAGCACTTATCATCGATGGTGACGGCAAGCTCCTGTTTGCTGATCCTGGTCCGATCGTAGTGCCGGAAGACTACCGAACAATCACAAACAGCAATGTCTGGGAGTGGCGAGATGAGGAGCAGGTATTTCGAGGAGTGACGGCACAAGCCATTGTGACAGGGCAAGACAAGCCATTGACCGTGATGTTGATCTTTGATGTTACTCAACATATGGCTTTCTTCGAGACGCTTGAACGCTGGTTTTGGATAGGGCTGGTGATCAGCGCGCTGGTCAGTGCTGCACTGGGCTGGATGGTCGCGAGTAGTGGCCTACGGCCTATCCGCCTAGTTACTCAGGTCGCGGCTTCAATGTCAGCTAAATCACTCAAAGAGCGTATTCCGTTAGGTCCCGTTCCTAAAGAGCTCCAGCAGATGGTGTTGTCGTTCAACGCAATGTTATCCAGATTGGACGATGCGTTTGTTCGTTTATCGAACTTCTCTGCGGACATTGCTCACGAATTACGAACGCCGGTCAGTAATTTGATGACTCACACTGAAGTGGTTTTATCTAGAAAAAGGAATATTGAGGACTACGAAGATAATCTGTACTCAAATCTTGATGATTTAAAACGTATGGGCCGGATGATTGATGACATGCTTTTTCTGGCGAAATCAGACAACGGTCTGATTACACATGAAAACAAACCGATAGACCTGGTAGCGGTAGTAGAGAAATTACTCGAATACTACCGCTTGCTTGCTGATGAGCGAGGGATCGACCTCAAAGTCACAGGGAGGGGGAGCGTCCGAGGTGACGTCCTTATGCTCGACAGGGCCATCTCTAATCTGCTCTCAAATGCACTCCGGTACACCCCCGAAGGGGAGTGTATTAGTGTCGATATCCGGCAGAAAGGAACTTCAATATCGGTCTCCGTGGAGAACCCTGGAAAGCCAATCGCGCCTGAGCATCTTGAAAAGTTGTTCGATCGTTTTTATCGCGTGGACCCGGCTCGCAGAGAAGGGAGCCCAAGCAATGCAGGGCTAGGTTTGTCGATCACTCGATCAATCATAGAAGCGCATGACGGCAAGATTTGGTGTACGTCATCAAGCGGAAAAACAGCCTTTCATATTGAACTCCCTTGTGCGGATGAAAAAAAGGCGTAA
- a CDS encoding heavy metal response regulator transcription factor, producing MRLLVAEDEPKIGIYLQQGLTEAGFNVDRFTNGQDALQHALSEAYDLLILDVMMPGLDGWEVLQKVRASGKNVPVLFLTARDRVEDRVKGLELGADDYLIKPFAFSELLARVRTLLRRGSTAPSQTHMKLADLEVDLLKRRVVRGGKRIDLTAKEFALLELLLRRRGEVLPKSLIASQVWDMNFDSDTNVIEVAVRRLRAKIDDDFEVKLIHTSRGMGYMLDAPDSGSE from the coding sequence ACGAACCCAAAATAGGTATCTATTTGCAGCAAGGACTCACTGAGGCGGGGTTCAATGTTGATCGCTTTACCAATGGCCAAGACGCGCTTCAGCACGCTTTGAGCGAGGCGTATGACCTGCTGATTCTCGATGTGATGATGCCTGGGCTGGACGGATGGGAAGTACTTCAGAAGGTGCGAGCATCCGGAAAAAATGTCCCCGTGCTTTTTCTCACGGCGCGAGACCGCGTTGAGGATCGCGTCAAAGGACTTGAGCTGGGGGCAGACGATTACCTTATAAAACCCTTCGCATTTTCTGAATTGCTGGCCCGCGTCAGAACGCTGCTGCGAAGAGGGAGCACAGCCCCCTCCCAAACCCACATGAAATTGGCGGATCTTGAGGTTGACCTGCTCAAGCGCAGGGTTGTCCGTGGAGGCAAACGTATAGATCTCACAGCCAAAGAGTTTGCGTTACTCGAATTGCTGCTCCGTCGTCGAGGCGAGGTTCTCCCCAAGTCACTTATTGCTTCCCAAGTTTGGGATATGAACTTCGACAGCGATACCAACGTCATCGAGGTCGCGGTCAGGAGGCTCAGAGCGAAGATTGATGATGATTTTGAGGTCAAGCTGATCCACACCTCTCGGGGGATGGGTTACATGTTGGACGCACCGGACTCGGGGTCGGAATGA